The Caulobacter sp. FWC2 region ATACCCGGCCGCCAGTTTGGCCTGCTGTTCGGCGAAGTTCACCAGGGTCGGCAACGGCTGGGCCAGGCCCATGAAGAACAGGTTGGGGGTCCCCGGTTTCATCATTCGCTTGAACAGCGGAAAGCGGTGGTCGGCGCCCGGCAGCAGGGCCGGGTCGTCGAAGAACGGGAAGCTGATCTTGTAGCCGGTGGCGAAGACGATGGCGTCGACCGCCTCGACGCTGTCGTCGGCGAAGCGCACCTGCTTGCCCTCCAGCGCCTTGATCGCCGGCTTGAACTTGATGTCGCCGCAGCCCGCGCGGGTCAGGAACTCGCCGGAGACCGACGGGTGGGCCTCCAGCGGCTCGTGGTCGGGCTTGGGCAGGCCGTAGTCTTCCATCTTGCCGATGGTCTTCTTGATCACCGAGCGGGCGAGGGAGAGCCCCAGCTTGCGCGGCATCCAGGCCGGCATGGCGCTCTTGTCCGCCGGCTTGCCGTTCAGGTACTTGGGGAACACCCAGACCCCGCGCCGGGCCGAGACCCAGAGGTTTTTCGCGATCGGCCGCTGGGAGAGCTCGCTGGCGATGTCCATGGCCGAATTGCCCATGCCGACCACCACGACGTTCTTGCCGCGCATGTCCACGGGATCGAACGGGTCGCTATAGGCGTGGGCGTGGAAGGCGGGACCGTCGAATTCGCCCGGATACTCGGGTGTGCGCGGGTCCCAGTGGTGGCCGTTGCAGACGAACAGGACGTCGTAGAGCCGCGTCTCGCCTGTCGACAGGGTCACCGACCATAGGCCGTCATCGGTGCGATGGGCGCGCTCGACCCGGGTGTTGAAGGTGATCGTCTCGCGCAGGCCGAAGTGGTCGACATAGTCCTTGAAGTACTGGAACAACTGCGCGTGGTGCGGGAAGTCCGGCCAGTCCTTCGGCACGGGGAAGTCCTCGAACGCCAGCCGCCACTTGCTGGTGTCGATATGCAGGCTCTCGTAGCAGGCCGACAGGCCATTGGGGTTCTTGAAGTACCAGTTGCCGCCGATCTCGTCGGACATCTCGAAGCAGTCGTACGGGACGCCGTGGTCCTTCAGCCGCTTGATCGTGGTGAAGCCGCTGCAGCCCGCGCCGA contains the following coding sequences:
- a CDS encoding NAD(P)/FAD-dependent oxidoreductase, whose protein sequence is MSAKLPKACVIGAGCSGFTTIKRLKDHGVPYDCFEMSDEIGGNWYFKNPNGLSACYESLHIDTSKWRLAFEDFPVPKDWPDFPHHAQLFQYFKDYVDHFGLRETITFNTRVERAHRTDDGLWSVTLSTGETRLYDVLFVCNGHHWDPRTPEYPGEFDGPAFHAHAYSDPFDPVDMRGKNVVVVGMGNSAMDIASELSQRPIAKNLWVSARRGVWVFPKYLNGKPADKSAMPAWMPRKLGLSLARSVIKKTIGKMEDYGLPKPDHEPLEAHPSVSGEFLTRAGCGDIKFKPAIKALEGKQVRFADDSVEAVDAIVFATGYKISFPFFDDPALLPGADHRFPLFKRMMKPGTPNLFFMGLAQPLPTLVNFAEQQAKLAAGYLAGKYAPPSDAEMVRITAKDEERHTGQFYDSARHTIQVDFNVYCADLKKEIAKGEARARGQGGKLPVPALAEIRMEPLLAS